From Blattabacterium cuenoti:
TCAATCTCCACAATTATTTAAACAATTGTTGATGATAGGAGGAATTGACAAATATTTTCAGATTGTAAAATGTTTTAGGGACGAAGATTCTCGTTCTGATAGACAAATAGAATTTACACAAATAGATTGTGAAATGTCTTTCGTAGAAGTACACGATGTATTAACATTTTTTGAACATTTTATCAAACATATATTCAAAATAATTAAGAATATTCAATTAGATCCTTTCCCTTGTATTTCTTATTATGATGCTATCAAAATGTATGGTACGGATTCTCCTGATATTCGTTTTGATATACCTTTTGTCGAATTGAATGATTTAGTTCAAAAACAAGATATTAATTTATTAAAAATACAAGAATTAGTAATAGGAATTAAAATTAAAAAATGTTATAATATTCATGAAAATGATAAAATGAATTGTTTTCTGAAAAAAATAGAAAATAAAAATTTTTTTTGGATAAAATATTTATATGATCGAACTTTACTTTATTCTGACCAAAATTTTTTAAATAAGGAAATTATAAAAATTTTCATAAAATATTTTGAAGCAAACCCCGGTGATTTATTATTTTTCTCTTATGGAAAAAAAAGAAAAACTAGAGAAGAATTTGGAAAAATACGATTAAAAATAGCAGATTTTTTGAATTTAAGAAATTCTAAAATATTTAAACCTTTGTGGATAAAAGATTTACCTCTATTAGAATGGGAAGAAAAATCTAAAAAATATAAATCTGTACATCATCCATTTACTAGTCCAAAAGAAGAAGATATTCATTTATTGGAAAAACATCCAAAAAAAATTCGTTCTAAATCTTATGATTTGATTATAAATGGAATAGAAATCGGAAGTGGATCTATACGTATTCACAATAAAAACGTACAAAATTTAATTTTTAAACATTTAGGATTATCTAAAAAAGAAATAGAATCTAGATTCGGTTTTTTTGTAAAAGCTTTCGAATATGGTATTCCTCCTCATGGAGGAATAGCTTTTGGATTAGACAGACTAATTAATATTTTGGAAGGAAATCAGAATATAAAAAACTTCATAGCTTTTCCAAAAAATAATTATGGAAAAGATATAATGATAAATGCTCCATCTTTTTTAGAAAAAGAAAAATTAAAAGAGCTACATCTGCGTTAGATTATTTTGATATCGTAAACAAGATTTATGATATACAGAAATTGCTTCTTTTTGATCCTTCCAATTTCCTATTTTCACTTTTTTGTTTTCTAAATCTTTATATACCAAAAAAAAATGTTCTATCTCTTTTTTTGTATGTAAAGGGATTTCATCAATATTATTTATAATATTATAATTAGGATCTGCAACTGGAACACAAATAATTTTTTCATCTTCTCCTTTTTCATCTATCATGAAAAAAATTCCTATAGGTTTTACTGTTATTAAACAACCTGGTATTGTAGGTTCTGTTAAAAAAACCAATACATCTAATGGATCTCCATCCATAGAAAGAGTTTTTGGTATAAAACCATAATCTGTTGGATAACTCATAGGAGAATACAATACTCGATCTAATCGAATGAGATTATTTTTTTTGTCAAATTCATATTTGTTTCTGCTTCCTTTGGGAATTTCTATAAGTGCATCAAAACTGACTTTCATAATTTTTATAATATTATATTTTTATATAACAATTAAATTTTTCTAAATATAAAGCTACTTTTTTAGCGAAACATCCACCTAAAACACCATCTATTACACGGTGATCATAAGAATGAGACAAATAAATTTTGTGTCTTATTCCTATTAAATCTCCTTCTGGAGTTTCAATTATAGATAATTTTTTTTGAATAAGACCTATTGCCATAATAGCAACCTGCGGTTGATGTATAATTGGTGTACCAAAAAGATTTCCAAAGCTCCCGATATTACTAATTGTATAAGTTCCACCTTGAGTTTCTTCAGGCTTTAATTGATTAGATTTAGCTCTTTTTATTAAATCATTAATAATTTTTATTAATCCTACTAAATTGTAAGAATCTGCATTTTTTATCACAGGAACAATCAAATTACCATTGGGTAAAGCAGTGGCTAATCCTATATGGATATTTCTTTTTTTTATTATACTTGTTCCATTTACTGAAATATTTATCATAGGAAGATCTTTTATAGCTTTTACTACACATTCAACAAAAACAGACATTAAGGTTAATTTTTCTCCTGTACTTTTCTGAAAAGTATCTTTTATTTTTTCTCTCCATTTCACTATATTAGTCACATCCGCTTCAACAAAAGAAGTAACATGTGCGGAAATATTTTTACTGCTTACCATATGTTCTGCAGTAATTCTACGTACTCTATCCATCTCAATTATTTCTTCATTTTTATTATTTATCCCCCTAATACTATCATATTGAGAAAAAGGAATAACAATCTTACTTTTTTTAATACTAATATATTTCAATATATCTTTCTTAGTTACACGTCCTTTTTCTCCAGTTCCTTCTATCGTATCCAATTCATAAAAACTGATCCCTTCTCTGTGAGCAATAGTACGTACAAGAGGAGAATAAAAACGTTTTTTACTTTTTTCCATTGGAACATTTTCTATAGAAAATTTTTCTTCCGTTTCTAAAATAGCAATAAAACTTCCTACTTTAGCTACTTCATTAGGAGCAAATAGTTTCTTTTTTAAGATACCATTTACAGGGGAAGATATTTCAGAATCAACTTTATCTGTAGCAATTTCTACCAAAAGATCTTCTTTTTTTACAGAATCTCCCTCTTCTTTTAACCAACGAATGATAGTAGCCTCAGCTATACTTTCACCCATGGCTGGAAGGGGCAAATTATACTCGGCCATCTAGATTAATCGTTTTATATTTGCAGATACGAATCAG
This genomic window contains:
- the aspS gene encoding aspartate--tRNA ligase — encoded protein: MYRTHNCGELSRKDIGKEVILSGWIQKIRNLGSLFFIDIRDYFGVTQLIFSKKSVNKNFFLGKEFLIKVKGKVIERFSKNYNIPTGEIEISVSHIDLLNSSLSPPFTIENKTDGNEEIRMLYRYLDIRRDPIKNNLILRHNLALETRNFLSKNGFLEIETPVLINYTPEGARSFVVPSRTHINKFYTLAQSPQLFKQLLMIGGIDKYFQIVKCFRDEDSRSDRQIEFTQIDCEMSFVEVHDVLTFFEHFIKHIFKIIKNIQLDPFPCISYYDAIKMYGTDSPDIRFDIPFVELNDLVQKQDINLLKIQELVIGIKIKKCYNIHENDKMNCFLKKIENKNFFWIKYLYDRTLLYSDQNFLNKEIIKIFIKYFEANPGDLLFFSYGKKRKTREEFGKIRLKIADFLNLRNSKIFKPLWIKDLPLLEWEEKSKKYKSVHHPFTSPKEEDIHLLEKHPKKIRSKSYDLIINGIEIGSGSIRIHNKNVQNLIFKHLGLSKKEIESRFGFFVKAFEYGIPPHGGIAFGLDRLINILEGNQNIKNFIAFPKNNYGKDIMINAPSFLEKEKLKELHLR
- a CDS encoding inorganic diphosphatase, whose translation is MKVSFDALIEIPKGSRNKYEFDKKNNLIRLDRVLYSPMSYPTDYGFIPKTLSMDGDPLDVLVFLTEPTIPGCLITVKPIGIFFMIDEKGEDEKIICVPVADPNYNIINNIDEIPLHTKKEIEHFFLVYKDLENKKVKIGNWKDQKEAISVYHKSCLRYQNNLTQM
- a CDS encoding dihydrolipoamide acetyltransferase family protein — its product is MAEYNLPLPAMGESIAEATIIRWLKEEGDSVKKEDLLVEIATDKVDSEISSPVNGILKKKLFAPNEVAKVGSFIAILETEEKFSIENVPMEKSKKRFYSPLVRTIAHREGISFYELDTIEGTGEKGRVTKKDILKYISIKKSKIVIPFSQYDSIRGINNKNEEIIEMDRVRRITAEHMVSSKNISAHVTSFVEADVTNIVKWREKIKDTFQKSTGEKLTLMSVFVECVVKAIKDLPMINISVNGTSIIKKRNIHIGLATALPNGNLIVPVIKNADSYNLVGLIKIINDLIKRAKSNQLKPEETQGGTYTISNIGSFGNLFGTPIIHQPQVAIMAIGLIQKKLSIIETPEGDLIGIRHKIYLSHSYDHRVIDGVLGGCFAKKVALYLEKFNCYIKI